One stretch of Roseimicrobium sp. ORNL1 DNA includes these proteins:
- a CDS encoding SMI1/KNR4 family protein: MKALWLRIDKWLAEHAPEVLAGLNPPATLEHIRAAEKRLGCEFPQDVMDSFLVHDGARPGCGLWAGWDLLSLEGVVREWECWKELVDGGSFHQNKSVSDGDISDSWYDLNWIPLTYQAAGDNECLDLNPGEKGTVGQIISVYHDDANRGVVASSYRAWMTAFADDLEAGDFVLDEDGSLSRFEERADERSSVEYTVWHLDNEVSASAHQVLRQFLKQEATEELSAVFERMIAPPMIQPAAVMKWFGAKAKPYRPCCDDAVRTMVALEFVAEAIGRGHTTTPAPLSQWVRSARTDAVRALQPAAHQALDALQALANSDAAWEVRASEWHAAAASLVRRFQT, encoded by the coding sequence ATGAAAGCCCTGTGGCTACGCATTGATAAGTGGCTCGCCGAGCATGCACCCGAAGTGCTCGCGGGCCTCAACCCGCCTGCCACGCTTGAGCACATCCGCGCTGCCGAAAAGCGTCTGGGGTGTGAGTTTCCCCAGGACGTGATGGATTCATTCCTGGTGCATGACGGCGCTCGTCCGGGATGCGGACTGTGGGCGGGCTGGGACCTTCTCAGTCTGGAGGGTGTGGTGCGGGAGTGGGAGTGCTGGAAGGAACTGGTCGATGGGGGCTCCTTTCACCAGAACAAAAGCGTCTCGGATGGCGACATTTCGGACTCCTGGTATGACTTGAACTGGATACCTCTCACTTACCAGGCTGCGGGAGATAACGAGTGTCTTGACCTGAACCCGGGCGAGAAAGGAACCGTGGGTCAAATCATCTCCGTTTACCACGATGATGCCAATCGAGGAGTGGTTGCCTCCAGCTATCGGGCTTGGATGACAGCGTTTGCGGATGATCTGGAGGCAGGTGATTTTGTGTTGGACGAAGATGGCTCCCTTTCCCGTTTTGAGGAGCGGGCGGATGAAAGGTCTTCCGTGGAATATACTGTCTGGCACTTGGACAATGAAGTCAGTGCCAGTGCCCACCAGGTTCTGAGGCAGTTCTTGAAGCAGGAAGCCACGGAGGAGCTTTCCGCCGTGTTCGAGCGCATGATTGCACCGCCGATGATTCAGCCTGCGGCAGTCATGAAATGGTTCGGCGCCAAGGCAAAGCCATATCGACCGTGCTGTGACGATGCCGTGCGTACGATGGTGGCCCTGGAGTTTGTCGCGGAAGCGATTGGCAGGGGCCACACCACCACTCCGGCTCCGCTTTCCCAATGGGTTCGCAGCGCTCGTACCGATGCGGTGAGAGCCTTGCAACCGGCCGCGCACCAGGCTCTGGATGCCCTTCAGGCGCTCGCCAACTCGGATGCCGCCTGGGAGGTTCGGGCGTCCGAGTGGCACGCCGCCGCTGCGAGTCTGGTGAGACGTTTTCAAACCTAG
- a CDS encoding DUF1552 domain-containing protein has product MSNILSQRWRLSRRHFLRGLGATMALPLLDAMAPRRVSAAAAAAAKPRRSVFVYVPNGVNGMTWQVKKAGRDYELSPSLQPLAKHRNDFTVFSGLHHPNGIGQAHVCADTWLTGAKIDAQGGRKYENSVSVDQMMAEVVGQQTRFPSLELSISSGTGHPFGTSTLAFSRDGVPLPADDNPKVIFNRLFGEEVGGIGAQRARLTKRRSVLDAVLEDAKSLRLELGKDDRTKLDEYLHSVRDVEQRTERLDAWLDIPKPTVEKKVTEHFQKDVPKAQAGEYWRTMFDLMVLAMRTDMTRVITYMNGSEGNGLAIPEIGITQARHNLSHHNGDPLVLDRLAKSDAFIMEQFAHFLDELSTIKDGEEPLLDRTMIMFGSGMSYGHSHANSNLPILLAGGRGLGLKHGQHIDYNRPHMKEDYTLSYDEWRGLCGKPKDGNARLSNVMLTMLQKMDIQAEKFVDSLGPVSEIV; this is encoded by the coding sequence ATGTCCAACATCCTTTCCCAACGCTGGCGTTTGAGTCGTCGTCATTTCCTGCGTGGTCTCGGAGCCACCATGGCGCTGCCGCTTCTGGATGCGATGGCACCGCGCCGCGTGAGCGCTGCAGCGGCTGCCGCTGCGAAGCCGCGTCGCAGTGTGTTCGTGTATGTCCCGAACGGCGTGAATGGCATGACATGGCAGGTGAAGAAGGCTGGTCGCGACTATGAGCTCTCGCCCTCGCTCCAGCCGCTGGCGAAGCATCGCAATGACTTCACCGTCTTCAGCGGCCTGCACCACCCGAACGGCATCGGACAAGCGCACGTGTGTGCGGACACCTGGCTCACCGGCGCGAAGATTGATGCGCAGGGAGGGCGCAAGTATGAGAACTCTGTTTCCGTGGACCAGATGATGGCGGAAGTGGTGGGGCAGCAGACGCGCTTCCCCTCGCTTGAGCTTTCGATTTCCTCGGGCACGGGACATCCCTTCGGCACCAGCACGCTGGCGTTCTCACGTGATGGCGTGCCGCTTCCCGCGGATGACAATCCCAAGGTGATCTTCAACCGCCTCTTCGGTGAAGAAGTGGGTGGCATCGGCGCGCAGCGCGCCCGTCTTACCAAGCGTCGCAGTGTGCTGGATGCCGTGCTGGAAGATGCGAAGTCCCTGCGCCTGGAGCTTGGCAAGGACGACCGCACCAAGCTGGATGAATACCTCCACTCCGTGCGCGATGTGGAGCAGCGCACCGAGCGTCTCGATGCCTGGCTGGATATTCCCAAGCCAACTGTGGAGAAGAAGGTCACGGAACACTTCCAGAAGGACGTGCCCAAGGCGCAGGCCGGCGAGTACTGGCGCACGATGTTCGACCTCATGGTTCTCGCGATGCGCACGGACATGACGCGCGTGATCACTTACATGAATGGCAGCGAAGGCAACGGCCTGGCCATTCCTGAAATCGGCATCACCCAGGCGCGTCACAATCTCTCCCACCACAATGGAGACCCACTCGTGCTCGACCGTCTCGCGAAGAGCGATGCGTTTATCATGGAGCAGTTCGCGCATTTCCTCGATGAGCTCAGCACCATCAAGGATGGCGAAGAGCCGCTGCTGGATCGCACCATGATCATGTTTGGCTCCGGCATGAGCTACGGCCACAGCCACGCGAACAGCAACCTGCCCATCCTCCTTGCCGGTGGTCGCGGTCTCGGCCTCAAGCACGGCCAGCATATCGACTACAACCGTCCTCACATGAAGGAAGACTACACGCTGAGCTACGACGAGTGGCGCGGTCTCTGCGGCAAGCCCAAGGACGGCAATGCGCGTCTCAGCAACGTGATGCTCACCATGCTGCAGAAGATGGACATCCAGGCGGAGAAGTTCGTGGATAGCCTCGGGCCGGTGTCGGAGATCGTTTAG